In Hyphomicrobiales bacterium, a single window of DNA contains:
- a CDS encoding 12-oxophytodienoate reductase, with the protein MTTGVGRQAGGVSLGALYSEHPFGPTRLRNRIVMAPMSRYRAPGGVPGEAAAAYYGARARGGVGLIISEGTYVDHPAASGYANVPHFHGREAVAGWRRVLDAVHAEGALMVPQLWHVGGVRKLGMPPREDVAGVGPMDVIEDGRRVIEGLDLAGLGKVIDAFARAGALARETGFDGVAIHGAHGYLIDQFLWPECNRRTDGYGGSLEARARLACEVVAAIRREVGPGFPIVFRFSQWKMTDYEARIANDREELGRLLALLVAAGVDVFDVSTRRFWMAAFEGDPRSLARLTREATGRTVIAVGSVGLDKPHQSKVFRTKDNADAGVADITPVVEGLDRGDFDLIGVGRALIADPEWPVKVRRGDMASIKPYELALLERYP; encoded by the coding sequence ATGACGACAGGCGTCGGGCGTCAGGCGGGCGGAGTATCGCTCGGAGCGCTCTATTCCGAACATCCGTTCGGGCCGACGAGACTGCGCAACCGGATCGTGATGGCGCCGATGTCGCGCTACCGGGCGCCGGGGGGCGTTCCGGGCGAGGCGGCCGCAGCCTATTACGGCGCGCGCGCCAGGGGAGGCGTCGGGCTCATCATCAGCGAAGGGACCTACGTCGACCATCCGGCCGCCTCGGGGTATGCGAACGTGCCGCATTTCCACGGGCGCGAGGCGGTGGCGGGCTGGCGGCGCGTGCTCGATGCGGTGCACGCAGAGGGCGCGCTCATGGTGCCGCAACTCTGGCACGTCGGCGGCGTACGAAAGCTGGGCATGCCGCCCCGCGAGGATGTGGCCGGCGTCGGGCCGATGGATGTGATCGAGGACGGGCGGCGGGTGATCGAGGGGCTCGATTTGGCCGGCCTCGGCAAGGTTATCGACGCCTTCGCGCGCGCGGGCGCGCTGGCGCGTGAAACGGGATTCGACGGTGTCGCGATCCACGGGGCGCACGGCTACCTGATCGACCAGTTCCTCTGGCCGGAGTGCAATCGCAGGACCGACGGCTACGGCGGCTCGCTCGAAGCGCGGGCACGACTTGCCTGCGAGGTCGTGGCGGCGATCCGGCGCGAGGTGGGGCCGGGGTTCCCCATCGTGTTCCGCTTCTCACAGTGGAAAATGACGGACTACGAGGCGCGCATCGCGAACGACAGGGAGGAACTCGGCCGGCTGCTCGCGCTCCTCGTTGCCGCCGGTGTGGATGTCTTCGATGTCAGCACGCGGCGGTTCTGGATGGCGGCCTTCGAAGGTGATCCCCGCAGCCTTGCCCGCCTGACGCGGGAGGCGACCGGAAGGACCGTGATCGCCGTCGGCAGTGTCGGTCTCGACAAGCCGCACCAGTCGAAGGTCTTTCGCACCAAGGACAACGCCGATGCGGGGGTCGCGGACATCACGCCGGTGGTCGAGGGGCTCGATCGCGGGGATTTCGATCTCATCGGGGTCGGGCGCGCACTCATTGCCGATCCCGAGTGGCCGGTGAAGGTGCGTCGCGGCGACATGGCGTCCATCAAGCCCTACGAGCTGGCTCTGCTCGAGCGCTATCCTTGA